A portion of the Podospora pseudoanserina strain CBS 124.78 chromosome 2, whole genome shotgun sequence genome contains these proteins:
- a CDS encoding hypothetical protein (EggNog:ENOG503P2BG; COG:S), with product MKNRSSQQPTTMRVAIAGAGGLARILAQYISQTHSVLILSTQPRPEVDEQCPGCQLVVVDYQDIENLRYAVLGADIIISTISGAEQLNLIDAARRARVRRFVPSEFEGDMSRRPTDDPLDRGGQSAIEMLEQLHMRYTIFSCGIFMERFAPGGLQTYHIGAGSGVQAPSDYLVDIQGCNAEIIPNNPSGRSVRVTLTSVYDVAQFVTAAIDLGISNWPREYRMRGETMTVTDLVHTCSDVRGVPFNLTARHYREVEAQVEELRQNGDWGYYYFYYQRLLQTALGRYHVHSPNLNDDVQVQPMSFRAWLERFWGAAA from the exons ATGAAGAACAGATCTAGCCAACAGCCCACAACTATGAGAGTGGCCATCGCCGGAGCTGGCGGCTTGGCCCGTATTCTCGCCCAGTACATTAGCCAAACCCACTCTGTTCTCATTCTTTCAACTCAG CCCCGGCCCGAGGTGGATGAACAATGCCCTGGTTGTCAGCTTGTCGTTGTGGACTATCAAGATATCGAGAATCTTCGGTACGCCGTTCTGGGAGCTGATATCATCATTTCGACCATCTCGGGCGCCGAGCAGCTCAATCTCATTGATGCTGCTCGTCGTGCTCGGGTTCGTCGTTTCGTCCCTTCTGAATTCGAGGGTGACATGTCACGCCGACCGACTGACGACCCCCTGGACCGTGGCGGACAATCCGCCATTGAGATGCTGGAACAGCTCCACATGCGATACACTATTTTCTCCTGTGGCATCTTCATGGAACGCTTTGCCCCGGGAGGCTTGCAGACCTATCACATCGGGGCAGGATCGGGAGTTCAGGCGCCAAGTGACTACCTTGTTGATATTCAAGGCTGCAACGCTGAGATtatccccaacaacccaagtGGCCGGTCAGTCCGTGTTACGCTCACATCGGTATACGACGTGGCCCAATTTGTCACGGCAGCCATCGATCTCGGCATCAGCAACTGGCCGAGAGAATACCGCATGAGGGGCGAAACGATGACTGTTACTGACTTGGTTCATACATGCTCCGATGTTCGTGGGG TTCCATTCAACCTTACTGCTCGCCATTACCGTGAGGTCGAGGCCCAAGTCGAAGAACTCCGGCAGAACGGGGATTGGGGTTACTACTACTTCTACTATCAGCGACTCCTGCAGACGGCCCTTGGAAGGTACCATGTCCATTCACCCAATCTTAACGACGATGTTCAGGTACAACCCATGTCATTTAGGGCTTGGTTAGAGAGGTTCTGGGGTGCGGCAGCCTAG
- a CDS encoding hypothetical protein (COG:F; EggNog:ENOG503NWDH) — protein sequence MAPLTDEDYHSILTTELPSSSDPILQKYLSSRTALINEEYKQRSVTERQNKADSSFRQALSPIAKAACRIVDRIRDEEHHHVTTTPLTPDAMIKPKSWQIIQRLPKGGLLRAQMDALALANVDHLITLALETPGMCLSSSNGNLATAEARGDTTRRVEIRFRKNDQKSEQSIWSSDYESGTFVPLTNAADDYPEGGRSGFSKWLKARCGVVSRSDDSITTTTPQTEKTESFSSAEGRADSRLLRGMLYYEPIFRKFLRHLLVQLMEDGLSWSELRLTFPLDYYRTGSESPEPDSDQLFVVIGQEAASYCRQATTTPDDPGQRPPFWGFRIIWSTTRNQNQRSIIEDADSCIAAKMIWSDLVAGYDLADTDTDALGRSLTDMLPELFWFRKQCALEEVEIPFFLDAGGGIDGAGECNLFDALLLGTRRLGNAPSLYRHPRMIEAVKDKRILVESCLVPGKDDISNHPLLALIAQGVPCALSLGDAKEHAGESAGLGMTHQFWTALHACESLGLAGIGSLAENSVRWAAFEDQPPESWIRDIRAASVGSGLKAKRLKEWAVEWERFCLWIVTKYGDDYGEGGDGDGDGGVTASAN from the exons ATGGCTCCCCTCACAGACGAAGACTACCACTCCATCCTCACAACCgaactcccctcctcctccgaccccatcctccaaaaATATCTCTCCAGCCGCACCGCCCTCATAAACGAAGAGTACAAACAGCGAAGCG TAACTGAAAGACAAAACAAGGCAGACTCCTCCTTTCGACaagccctctcccccatcgcCAAGGCAGCATGCCGCATCGTCGACAGGATACGAGATGAAGAGCACCACCATGTCACAACCACTCCTCTCACCCCCGACGCTATGATCAAACCCAAATCATGGCAAATCATTCAGCGGCTACCAAAAGGCGGTCTCCTCCGCGCCCAGATGGACGCCCTCGCTTTGGCTAATGTCGaccacctcatcaccctGGCGCTCGAGACACCAGGGATGTGTCTGTCATCCTCGAATGGAAATCTCGCTACGGCAGAGGCAAGGGGTGATACCACGAGAAGAGTCGAAATCCGGTTCCGAAAGAACGACCAGAAAAGCGAGCAGTCGATATGGAGTTCTGACTACGAGAGCGGAACCTTTGTGCCCCTGACCAATGCGGCGGATGACTACCCCGAAGGAGGCAGGTCAGGCTTCAGCAAATGGCTCAAGGCAAGATGCGGTGTAGTATCGAGGAGTGATGACAGCATCACTACTACGACGCCACAAACCGAAAAAACCGAAAGCTTCTCATCGGCCGAGGGCCGGGCAGATTCACGCCTACTCAGGGGCATGCTCTACTACGAGCCAATATTCCGAAAGTTCCTGCGTCATCTCTTGGTTCAACTAATGGAGGACGGTCTATCGTGGTCAGAATTACG GCTTACTTTCCCCCTTGATTACTACCGCACAGGTTCAGAGTCGCCAGAACCCGACTCTGACCAGTTGTTCGTCGTCATCGGACAAGAAGCGGCCAGCTATTGCCGCCAAGCCACAACCACTCCCGACGACCCGGGTCAGCGACCGCCCTTCTGGGGATTCCGGATCATCTGGTCAACCACCCGCAACCAGAATCAACGGTCGATCATTGAGGATGCGGATAGTTGCATCGCGGCCAAAATGATCTGGTCTGACCTGGTGGCCGGCTACGACCTcgccgacaccgacaccgacgCTCTCGGAAGATCGCTCACGGACATGCTACCAGAACTCTTCTGGTTCCGAAAGCAGTGCGCACTGGAAGAAGTCGAAAtcccctttttcttggaCGCAGGGGGTGGCATTGATGGAGCCGGCGAATGCAACCTCTTCGACGCTCTTTTGCTCGGAACACGGAGGCTCGGAAATGCTCCGTCGCTCTACAGACACCCGCGCATGATAGAGGCTGTTAAGGACAAGAGGATCCTAGTAGAGAGTTGTCTGGTACCGGGCAAAGACGACATTTCGAACCACCCGCTCCTGGCCCTCATCGCTCAGGGTGTCCCGTGTGCCTTGTCACTTGGTGATGCGAAGGAACATGCGGGAGAAAGTGCCGGCTTGGGAATGACACACCAGTTTTGGACAGCACTGCATGCGTGCGAGTCATTAGGCCTGGCTGGAATCGGGTCTCTGGCGGAGAACAGTGTTCGGTGGGCTGCCTTTGAGGACCAGCCTCCTGAGTCATG GATACGGGATATTCGTGCAGCAAGCGTGGGGTCTGGGCTGAAAGCCAAACGCCTAAAGGAATGGGCGGTCGAGTGGGAGCGCTTCTGTCTTTGGATTGTTACTAAGTACGGCGATGATtacggcgagggtggagatggcgacggcgatggtggtgtcaCTGCTTCGGCTAACTAA
- the NFS1 gene encoding cysteine desulfurase (COG:E; EggNog:ENOG503NUA7; BUSCO:EOG09261Y04) yields the protein MRHRRDWQNAGQRRATATERTKRGERSSQIGHMLSIEKTAAQHLGYPWGMENAQNRSSVPPTEKETFLPLHLAQLFFSRTMATIAPSAIRQASRLASKSALTAAPRHGLQQLARVASAPVQRTAGKKRSYVTESKRDNAQVQTETAIRLDRKELEKSGLTITSEKGSTEHVSPMADVLKAATIMDEGQRPIYMDMQATTPLDPRVLDAMMPYYTGFYGNPHSRTHAYGWESEKAVEDARQHIASLIGADPKEIIFTSGATESNNMSIKGVARFFGRSGKKKHIITSQTEHKCVLDSCRHLQDEGFEVTYLPVESSGLINLDKLKAAIRPDTMLVSIMSVNNEIGVIQPIEEIGKICRANKVFFHTDAAQAVGKIPLDVNAMNIDLMSISSHKIYGPKGIGACYVRRRPRVRIDPIISGGGQERGLRSGTLAPALVVGFGEACRIAKEEMKYDSQRIKFLSDRLLNGLLSMEHTSQNGDPNHFYPGCVNVSFAYVEGESLLMALKDIALSSGSACTSASLEPSYVLRALGNSDESAHSSIRFGIGRFTTEQEIDYVLKAVTERVGFLRELSPLWELVQEGVDLNTIEWSQH from the exons ATGCGCCACCGCCGTGACTGGCAGAATGCGGGGCAGCGCCGTGCAACAGCCACAGAGCGAACAAAGCGTGGGGAAAGGTCTTCGCAGATTGGCCACATGTTATCAATCGAAAAGACTGCCGCCCAGCATTTGGGTTATCCATGGGGTATGGAGAATGCGCAAAATCGGAGCTCCGTCCCGCCCACCGAGAAGGAAACTTTTCTTCCCCTACATCTCGcacaactttttttttctcgtaCCATGGCAACTATTGCACCATCAGCCATCAGACAGGCATCTCGCTTGGCATCCAAGTCGGCCCTCACTGCTGCACCCCGTCATGGTCTCCAGCAGCTAGCACGAGTAGCATCTGCGCCTGTCCAGCGCACTGCTGGCAAGAAGAGGAGCTATGTGACCGAGTCGAAGCGGGATAACGCCCAGGTCCAAACCGAAACCGCCATCCGTCTTGACaggaaggagctggagaaaTCCGGgctcaccatcacctccgaGAAGGGCTCGACCGAGCATGTCAGCCCAATGGCTG ATGTCCTGAAGGCGGCGACCATAATGGATGAAGGCCAACGGCCCATCTATATGGATATGCAGGCCACAACTCCACTGGACCCCCGCGTGCTTGATGCCATGATGCCCTACTACACAGGCTTTTATGGCAACCCACATTCCAGGACGCACGCGTACGGATGGGAGAGCGAGAAGGCGGTCGAAGATGCGAGACAACATATTGCCAGCCTTATCGGGGCCGATCCCAAGGAAATCATTTTCACCAGCGGAGCCACGGAAAGCAACAATATGAGCATCAAGGGTGTCGCCAGATTTTTCGGCAGGtccggcaagaagaagcacatCATTACCAGTCAGACCGAGCACAAGTGTGTGCTTGATAGCTGCAGGCATCTCCAAGACGAAGGGTTTGAGGTGACATATCTTCCCGTCGAGTCCAGCGGTCTCATCAACCTTGACAAACTGAAGGCCGCCATCCGCCCCGACACAATGCTTGTCAGCATCATGTCGGTAAACAACGAGATCGGTGTCATTCAACCCATCGAGGAGATTGGCAAGATTTGCCGGGCCAATAAGGTCTTCTTCCACACAGATGCTGCTCAAGCAGTGGGCAAGATTCCTCTGGATGTCAACGCGATGAACATTGATCTGATGTCCATCTCTTCCCACAAGATCTACGGCCCCAAGGGAATTGGAGCTTGCTATGTCCGCCGGCGGCCGAGAGTGAGAAttgaccccatcatcagcggtggtggccagGAGAGAGGTCTTCGTAGCGGCACGCTGGCTCCCgcccttgttgttgggtttggtgaggCGTGCCGCATCGCAAAGGAAGAAATGAAG TATGATTCGCAGAGAATCAAGTTCCTTTCCGACCGGTTACTCAACGGTCTCCTGTCGATGGAACACACGAGCCAGAACGGTGACCCGAACCACTTTTATCCCGGCTGCGTCAATGTCTCGTTCGCCTATGTCGAGGGTGAATCCCTGCTTATGGCGCTCAAGGACATTGCCTTGTCTTCGGGCAGTGCCTGCACCTCGGCATCGCTGGAGCCCAGCTACGTATTACGAGCCCTGGGCAACAGCGACGAGAGTGCGCACTCCAGTATCCGGTTCGGTATCGGCCGGTTCACCACGGAGCAAGAGATCGATTACGTCCTGAAGGCGGTGACAGAGCGTGTGGGCTTCCTTCGCGAGCTGAGTCCTCTGTGGGAACTTGTCCAGGAGGGTGTCGACCTCAACACGATTGAGTGGAGTCAGCACTAA
- the hob1 gene encoding BAR adaptor protein Hob1 (EggNog:ENOG503NU0B; COG:U; BUSCO:EOG09262PPU) — MSFRGFQKGLIRAPQQFKAKFNVGENTKDPVYIDAERRFQELEAETKNLHDESKKYFEAINGMLNHQIEFSKAMTEIYKPISGRMSDPDSLIAQENLDGIRACEEYEAVVRDLQETLAPELEMIDTRVVRPAQELMDVIKAIRKTATKREHKKLDYDRHRTTLKKLQEKKERSAKDEKAMWKAENDVEQSTQEFNYFNDLLKDELPKLFALERDFIQPLFQSFYYMQLNIFYTLHERMQRVDIGYFDLTLDVEEAFLAKRGDVQERAEALSIVKFKTTGQRRPPKYGPPRPAIAAKPAAAGLLTAGPSASASTSAPSPSPFPYAATNGEASATKAPAVSSLRPTWRSQENDGGEQPPPPYSSAPVSPAMISPAQKSPMSLAAAAKSKPPPPKPKPKNLAGASVAKVETVTALYDYSAQAEGDLSFRAGDVIEIVSRTNNENEWWTGKVHGKQGQFPGNYVQLNP, encoded by the exons ATGAGTTTCAGGGGTTTCCAGAAGGGCCTTATTCGA GCCCCCCAACAATTCAAGGCAAAGTTCAATGTCGGCGAGAACACCAAAGACCCCGTCTACATCGATGCCGAACGACGATTCCAGGAACTTGAGGCCGAGACCAAGAACCTCCACGATGAAAGCAAAAAGTActtcgaggccatcaacGGCATGCTCAACCACCAGATCGAGTTTTCCAAAGCAATGACCGAGATCTACAAGCCCATTAGTGGCCGCATGTCGGATCCTGACTCGTTGATTGCGCAAGAGAACTTGGACGGCATCCGGGCGTGCGAGGAGTATGAGGCCGTTGTACGGGACTTACAGGAGACTCTGGCCCCCGAGCTGGAGATGATTGACACGCGGGTTGTCAGACCGGCGCAGGAACTCATGGATGTGATCAAGGCCATTCGAAAAACAGCAACCAAGCGCGAGCACAAGAAGTTGGACTACGACCGACACCGCACCACcctcaagaagctccaggaaaagaaggaaaggtcggCAAAGGACGAGAAGGCCATGTGGAAGGCTGAGAATGACGTCGAGCAGTCAACACAGGAATTTAACTACTTCAACGATCTGCTCAAAGACGAGCTCCCTAAGCTCTTTGCGCTCGAGCGCGATTTCATCCAGCCTCTGTTCCAGTCTTTCTACTACATGCAGCTCAACATCTTTTACACTCTCCACGAACGCATGCAGCGTGTCGACATAGGATACTTCGACCTGACACTGGACGTCGAGGAGGCTTTCCTTGCGAAACGCGGCGACGTCCAAGAGCGAGCTGAGGCACTCTCTATTGTCAAGTTCAAGACGACTGGTCAAAGGCGGCCACCCAAATATGGGCCTCCGCGACCGGCCATCGCGGCaaagccagcagcagcgggtTTGCTCACAGCAGGACCATCAGCTTCAGCCTCGACATCTGCGCCCTCGCCTTCGCCCTTCCCTTATGCGGCGACAAATGGTGAAGCCTCCGCAACCAAAGCGCCTGCAGTATCCTCTCTACGGCCAACATGGCGATCTCAGGAAAATGACGGTGGcgaacaaccaccccctccatatTCTTCTGCTCCCGTCTCTCCTGCCATGATTTCGCCAGCGCAAAAAAGCCCAATGTCGCTGGCCGCCGCAGCCAAGTCGAAGCCCCCAccgcccaagcccaagccaaaGAATCTTGCCGGCGCCTCGGTGGCCAAGGTGGAAACGGTAACGGCACTCTACGATTATTCGGCGCAGGCTGAGGGCGATCTCAGTTTCCGGGCGGGCGACGTGATTGAGATTGTATCAAGAACCAATAATGAGAATGAATGGTGGACCGGCAAGGTTCATGGGAAGCAAGGGCAATTTCCTG GCAACTACGTCCAGCTGAATCCATAG
- a CDS encoding hypothetical protein (EggNog:ENOG503NXYA; COG:E) — MASDTGPRTNQAGLPSANPTSSYWLREPNTLLLGHRSTSDLPEEADIVIIGSGITGAFAARSLLQDYSCNKKVVMLEAREACGGATGRNGGHCQPLVYGTNPAVAAFELETFSFLERLVRDENIDCDWITLSGGVHAFMSTPLFQTAVAQIDSLTKSHPFLASQLEVILRTNPSKLARLRAPNCHGAIIQKTAASLWPYKLIAHILTSLLPNPNFNLQTNTPVLSLSPSPSSPGKHQIITPRGTLTTPKVLLATNGYTSHLLPSFSDLIVPVRGQISAIVPPSPVQTLTHSYLFAADPEKGQHAPRDDYLVQRPMLAPDSGGEMIYGGGRRLALQLGLGQYTDDELELKVAHYLKSNLSPPLDLGGKDEELPATYEWTGVMGYSRDSNAWVGEVPSHRGIWVCAGYTGHGMPSAALSARAVAAQMLGLPESGQGHARLPEEFKITEERINRARQGAKLEDCGGWEGAYFSGPADGE, encoded by the exons ATGGCCTCCGACACCGGCCCCAGAACGAACCAGGCAGGCCTTCCCTCTGCCAACCCGACCTCTTCTTACTGGCTTCGTGAACCGAATACCCTGCTTTTGGGACATCGATCAACATCAGATCTGCCAGAGGAAGCAGACATTGTGATTATCGGGAGTGGTATAACCGGTGCCTTTGCCGCGAGGTCTCTTCTACAGGATTATTCCTGTAACAAGAAGGTTGTGATGCTCGAGGCCAGGGAGGCCTGTGGTGGTGCCACAGGAAGG AATGGAGGCCACTGCCAGCCTCTCGTCTATGGCACCAACCCAGCCGTTGCTGCTTTTGAGTTGGAaaccttttcttttcttgaaAGATTAGTAAGGGATGAAAACATTGACTGTGACTG GATAACCCTCTCCGGCGGCGTCCACGCCTTCATGtcaacccccctcttccaaaccGCTGTTGCTCAAATCGACTCCCTCACCAAAAGCCACCCCTTTCTCGCCTCCCAGCTAGAAGTAATCCTCcgaaccaacccatccaaaCTAGCCCGCCTCAGAGCCCCCAACTGCCACGGCGCCATCATCCAAAAaaccgccgcctccctctgGCCCTACAAACTAATCGCccacatcctcacctccctccttcccaacccaaacttcaacctccaaaccaacacccccgtcctctccctctccccctccccctcctcccccggtaAACACCAAATCATCACCCCCCGcggcaccctcaccaccccaaaaGTCCTCCTAGCAACAAATGGGTacacctcccacctcctcccctccttctccgacCTCATCGTCCCCGTCCGCGGCCAGATAAGCGCCATCGtgcccccatccccagtcCAAACCCTCACCCACTCCTACCTCTTCGCCGCCGACCCCGAGAAGGGCCAACACGCACCGAGAGACGACTACCTCGTTCAGAGACCAATGTTGGCCCCCGACTCAGGAGGCGAGATGATCTACGGTGGAGGCCGTCGGTTGGCACTGCAACTCGGACTGGGACAATACACCGATGATGAGCTCGAGCTGAAAGTGGCTCACTATCTGAAGTCGAACCTCTCTCCTCCGCTGGACTTGGGTGGAAAAGACGAGGAGTTACCCGCAACATACGAGTGGACGGGCGTGATGGGCTACTCTCGTGACTCTAATGCCTGGGTGGGAGAGGTTCCCTCCCACAGGGGAATATGGGTGTGTGCTGGGTACACCGGGCATGGCATGCCATCTGCTGCTCTCTCTGCCAGAGCTGTGGCGGCCCAGATGCTGGGTTTGCCAGAATCAGGACAAGGACATGCAAGACTTCCCGAGGAATTCAAGATCACGGAAGAGAGGATCAACAGAGCGAGACAGGGAGCCAAACTGGAAGACTGTGGTGGCTGGGAGGGGGCTTATTTCTCGGGTCCGGCTGATGGCGAATGA
- a CDS encoding hypothetical protein (EggNog:ENOG503PGY9) gives MLLPRHSSKIQPHGSQATTRQSRLRSPGLRLKTSSLDLIPSDEKAQAMASADWRKMAPDSGLGDNRQQISDENNRHPSDQNDGFYSPFVLGMKPMNIGSRAQYQYARDPTSGIAWEVISSAPGCDFRREETRTSESSGIPSSILKACQPNLQDTTMVRLKAIKPMNVSINGDIIKLPNKYSLDITPVDIQEPDAACFMNREHGEILATLKLLKPKARLRRMKSELHEESVLKDLDDFLSRQSGKPPKVVAASKEIQRQTRRSLGHWSSHDSGISTGSETSGLQKEMPLGAHHRTPAEGHRFQALLSRLHLTTETREASQSPTAPDHAETSKSHAQVVDPAIIAAKVKDEEREETPDNSERGAREGTFFGRDSTLLFGKGKWAQKSHDSGYSTFHFMKQGTQEPTRPKAVEHSGPTVQKRKEDSISCSTISTKLNPTAAEFKSVTKGDLKSGVKSDFKPAPAAYPAPPWTPKRRTRPLLNNIFPGVLEDPGFMAQTVPFVANDCLQGSPWQTSGPPAGPVWVAEPGQPIPEMAFQPPAAPIAMAPLPIVDPDGKGPRPVFPVTQKPRDHDPVKQQAYESYLEWRKANEPGYHMKCKMRQAHRVVRQYQQQAQTADWKTVAGQAKAAAGALEAHAAEEKRRSKEAALKEQFKMSVKKVAESSEATEIKEQTLPDTNNEKQTQTLVI, from the exons atgcTTCTTCCACGCCACTCAAGCAAAATCCAGCCTCATGGCTCCCAGGCCACCACTAGGCAAAGTCGACTGAGATCTCCTGGTCTTCGGCTCAAGACAAGTTCGCTCGATCTTATTCCTTCAGATGAGAAGGCCCAGGCGATGGCTTCAGCCGACTGGAGAAAGATGGCGCCGGATTCCGGCCTCGGCGATAATCGTCAGCAAATTTCAGACGAGAATAACAGACATCCATCCGACCAGAATGATGGCTTTTACTCGCCCTTCGTGCTGGGGATGAAGCCTATGAATATTGGATCAAGGGCTCAGTATCAGTATGCTAGGGACCCTACAAGCGGCATTGCTTGGGAGGTCATTTCATCGGCTCCTGGGTGCGATTTCAGGCGGGAGGAAACGAGAACCAGCGAGTCGTCAGGCATACCGTCCTCAATCCTCAAGGCGTGCCAACCGAACCTCCAAGACACCACGATGGTGCGGCTCAAGGCCATCAAGCCAATGAACGTGAGCATCAACGGCGACATCATCAAACTGCCCAACAAATACTCTTTGGATATTACCCCTGTTGACATCCAAGAGCCAGACGCTGCTTGCTTTATGAACAGGGAACACGGCGAGATCCTGGCCActctcaagctcctcaagccCAAGGCCCGCTTACGCCGTATGAAGTCCGAGCTTCACGAAGAGAGCGTTCTGAAAGATCTGGATGACTTCTTGTCCCGACAGAGTGGGAAGCCTCCAAAGGTCGTCGCGGCAAGCAAGGAAATTCAACGCCAAACCCGTAGGTCATTGGGGCATTGGAGCAGCCATGACTCTGGAATCTCAACCGGTTCTGAAACCTCTGGCCTTCAGAAAGAGATGCCTTTAGGGGCACATCATCGAACACCTGCGGAAGGTCACCGCTTTCAGGCACTACTCAGCCGCCTACACTTGACCACGGAGACAAGAGAAGCTTCCCAGTCGCCGACAGCACCTGATCATGCTGAGACGTCGAAGAGCCATGCTCAGGTGGTGGATCCTGCAATTATCGCCGCAAAGGTCAAAGACGAAGAGCGCGAGGAGACGCCCGACAACTCGGAAAGGGGCGCGCGCGAAGGTACCTTTTTCGGAAGGGATTCTACCTTGCTGTTTGGGAAGGGTAAATGGGCGCAAAAATCACACGATTCTGGCTATTCAACATTCCATTTCATGAAACAGGGCACACAAGAGCCAACAAGGCCCAAGGCGGTCGAGCATTCTGGTCCTACGGTTCAGAAGCGCAAAGAAGATTCAATATCATGTTCAACCATCTCAACCAAGTTGAATCCCACAGCTGCCGAATTCAAGTCGGTCACCAAAGGTGACCTCAAGTCAGGGGTGAAGAGCGATTTCAAGCCCGCGCCCGCAGCATATCCTGCCCCTCCCTGGACTCCAAAAAGACGGACACGGCCTTTACTCAACAATATCTTTCCTGGTGTACTGGAAGATCCCGGTTTCATGGCCCAGACAGTGCCATTTGTGGCAAACGACTGTCTTCAAGGTAGTCCATGGCAGACAAGTGGTCCTCCAGCAGGGCCAGTGTGGGTGGCTGAACCGGGACAGCCTATCCCAGAGATGGCcttccaaccaccagcagcaccaataGCAATGGCACCTCTTCCCATTGTTGATCCA GATGGCAAGGGACCACGACCGGTATTTCCCGTCACCCAGAAACCACGCGACCATGACCCTGTGAAGCAGCAGGCATATGAATCGTATCTGGAGTGGCGAAAGGCCAATGAGCCTGGCTATCACATGAAGTGCAAAATGCGTCAAGCACACCGTGTGGTTCGTCAATACCAGCAACAGGCGCAGACTGCTGACTGGAAGACTGTAGCTGGGCAGgccaaagcagcagctggagCGTTGGAAGCACATGCAGCcgaggaaaagaggaggtCAAAAGAAGCAGCTCTCAAGGAGCAATTCAAAATGAGCGTGAAGAAGGTAGCAGAGTCCTCTGAAGCCACGGAGATAAAGGAACAAACACTTCCGGACACGAATAATGAAAAGCAAACACAAACATTGGTCATATAA
- a CDS encoding hypothetical protein (COG:S; EggNog:ENOG503P41B), translated as MSTDNTSTLKSYVDSATGAVQNAVGSIIGSNGDQVEGQAKKEKAQAEYDASHATAKLPGFTASSSGAVAKDHPDRNAGSYNQTAGAAKEFVGGVLGNESLKQSGREQNLQGQEQEAKGQINDYVSGAADRAAGTLGSGFAGLTGDRVKQAEYQDQHDTGKTQQRGAEHDIVKQAEAKQ; from the exons ATGTCTACCGATAACACTTCCACTCTCAAGTCCTACGTCGACTCCGCTACCGGAGCCGTCCAGAACGCTGTCGGTTCCATCATTGGCAGCAACGGCGATCAGGTCGAAGGAcaagccaagaaggagaaggctcaGGCTGAGTACGATGCCTCGCATGCCACAGCCAAACTCCCCGGCTTCACAGCTTCTTCGTCCGGCGCCGTGGCCAAGGACCATCCCGATCGCAATGCCGGTTCATACAACCAGACTGCCGGTGCTGCTAAGGAGTTTGTCGGAGGAGTGCTCGGCAATGAG AGCCTTAAGCAGTCCGGCCGCGAGCAGAACCTTCAAGGTCAAGAGCAAGAAGCCAAGGGCCAAATCAACGACTACGTTTCCGGTGCCGCCGATCGTGCTGCTGGAACCCTCGGCAGCGGTTTTGCCGGCCTGACGGGTGACCGGGTCAAGCAAGCTGAATACCAGGACCAGCACGACACCGGCAAGACTCAGCAACGCGGAGCCGAACACGACATTGTCAAGCAGGCAGAGGCGAAGCAGTAA